One region of Theileria equi strain WA chromosome 4 map unlocalized gcontig_1105316255039, whole genome shotgun sequence genomic DNA includes:
- a CDS encoding centrin, putative (encoded by transcript BEWA_053360A), with protein sequence MVFNRRDYAGDVKTSEYSGLTDDEIYEIQEAFNLFDTEGSGTIDPKEIKCAMQSLGIDKKNPLVYQIVADMEKMGSSAISFNDFLESITLKLGNRESKEGIRRIFNLFDEDNTGTITFRNLKKVAIELGENLTDEELRDMINRADSNGDGQLSFDDFYAIMAKRTFV encoded by the exons ATGGTTTTTAATCGTAGAGATTATGCCGGTGATGTCAAAACATCAGAGTACAGCGGTTTGACCGACGACGAGATTTATGAAATCCAGGAAGCCTTCAACTTGTTCGACACCGAGGGctcag GCACGATTGACCCCAAGGAGATCAAATGTGCCATGCAAAGTCTGGGCATAGACAAGAAAAATCCCCTGGTCTACCAGATTGTGGCTgatatggaaaagatggGCTCCTCCGCCATTAGTTTCAACGATTTTCTCGAGTCGATTACTCTAAAGCTCGGTAACAGAGAGAGCAAGGAGGGTATTCGCCGCATCTTTAACCTCTTTGACGAGGACAATACTGGTACCATTACATTCCGCAACCTGAAAAaggtcgccatagagctGGGCGAGAACTTGACGGATGAAGAGTTGCGTGACATGATAAACCGCGCCGATTCCAACGGCGACGGTCAGCTGTCGTTTGACGATTTTTACGCGATAATGGCCAAGCGTACTTTTGTCTAG
- a CDS encoding conserved hypothetical protein (encoded by transcript BEWA_053340A), with protein sequence MRLTFRLFHSKLQAEIDAVLRRKINAIPFHINRTASDNLAVFVKHRNNNSLVFTHVRKVKGNRRILKEELKEIVGRAKIVDTKDCFVIQGNHKCKIRSYLKHIGF encoded by the exons ATGAGACTCACCTTCAGACTTTTCCACAGTAAACTGCAAGCCGAGATTGACGCGGTTCTCCGGAGGAAGATAAACGCCATTCCATTCCACATCAACAGAACAG CGTCCGACAACTTGGCTGTGTTTGTGAAGCACAGAAACAATAACAGTCTGGTCTTTACTCACGTGAGAAAGGTCAAGGGGAACCGCAGGATACTCAAGGAAGAACTCAAGGAGATTGTAGGAAGAGCCAAGATCGTGGACACCAAGGACTGCTTTGTCATACAGGGGAACCACAAGTGCAAAATCAGATCG TACCTCAAGCACATTGGATTCTGA
- a CDS encoding conserved hypothetical protein (encoded by transcript BEWA_053300A) produces the protein MATFGGLNMSIFDAAVDRFIDQHANDEMLVDVENRQCKLVTPLKSIENAEDPQALLENIKTVLKVETTPRLESQEPVKRRASLSSRASFEGPKNRTDTLEKNRNEMILEHAEAVIEYQRERINILEKTVERYNAALSKTNDMHKEEVQKYEENNKELRVQMQNIIADYEAISKRYEVDMSEFEKLKIKSLNDDSEMIKRNETIKELSTKLNILPKENEFLKEEKERLLREIKHLKLEILPNLPEPSKNPRLDTHYVGESHVICDVRKRETAAMGKCLIQVENDLLSYKRLSEDQRVEIQRLHSIIDNLKARGTSRPEQFILSAQKQILQLRHLFANTVKRQDVVEKEVTREHQNVGEDDLNNRSLHAAYVLKSTSEQRDMYDKLLEIVKNAMSFKSNTSYFYRCTALYSFVDEIESEYESQMRLFEINDGVILIHTLAEDREHVTSTDRLPLSNVQVVNTDFGNLRFILKEDDMYHIITLNTSDLYNRMYHALQYAGFIVEDRRLTIYSSIDLSTLEPEDHWPSDLIAIHFSQAINFSINQSDSLFSCILDTTQSVSVISDMIPTLLSYDQDLNALIAYGPNLANRPRIFPCDQCVLFRIQGYDGDITIPVATFPNGLPIDSFFNIPFTIYCMVMFKSVQWNSNQTHDCSSDASPSISTEHSTLKSVDLKILYLVPRDSRSSIALNALIKRIRFCTEEMLDIDHSSDGEPSVITSISKDEETFYRFRDNFLELYIDSNDKPVLVDTTADYYKINSTTSEVAIITNVNSEKRETYVLAIDDREKYEKFLADLKNSELKLLKGDINNTLGQVCVVSKGYIQLYDQQNSPIAVPIIVFQPTNTAIHVDEKLRKIMIIQKADKVIRMSLDCTNPVEFSRWKFALTFSGFLEHEEPDANINSALKEFIFPIKIFDEQAPEERRAFNVFREKILLYTHPAADDPFLVWEKSDLSIEKYEKERRLRLYTRKGSKFEERFDLLIPLLTDYQNILAVLGQFEYVFEKPIKKITLKYQYVVAKPGTISLHETKYDKTALITLNNSEYKCQVKSAGFIIKFTPTITTKRTMKLVFKKEHSFRRWLLALKVAGFLPLSTENIPVLYFPTIIYGFACTESKSLFKQYRI, from the coding sequence ATGGCGACGTTTGGCGGACTAAATATGTCGATATTTGACGCAGCTGTTGATCGTTTTATCGATCAACATGCCAACGACGAGATGTTGGTGGACGTTGAAAATCGTCAGTGCAAACTGGTTACTCCACTAAAGAGTATAGAAAATGCCGAGGATCCACAGGCTTTGCTGGAGAACATCAAGACTGTTTTAAAAGTTGAGACTACACCTAGATTAGAGTCACAAGAGCCTGTCAAGCGTAGAGCATCTCTATCATCGAGAGCCTCTTTTGAGGGTCCCAAGAACCGTACAGATACATTGGAAAAGAATCGCAATGAAATGATCTTGGAACATGCGGAGGCTGTCATTGAGTACCAGCGTGAACgtataaatattttggaaaagacAGTTGAACGATATAACGCCGCCCTCTCGAAGACTAATGACATGCACAAGGAAGAAGTACAAAAGTATGAGGAAAACAACAAGGAATTAAGAGTACAAATGCAGAATATAATCGCTGATTATGAGGCAATTTCAAAGAGGTATGAGGTTGATATGTCCGAATTTGAAAAGCTCAAGATAAAGTCCTTGAATGATGACTCagaaatgataaagaggaATGAAACCATCAAGGAATTGTCGACAAAGTTgaatattcttccaaaggagaatgagttcctgaaggaagaaaaggagagGTTGCTAAGGGAAATCAAGCACCTTAAACTTGAAATATTGCCAAACCTTCCAGAGCCTAGCAAGAATCCTCGCCTCGATACCCACTATGTTGGAGAGTCTCACGTGATTTGTGACGTTCGAAAGCGGGAGACTGCCGCAATGGGAAAGTGTCTGATCCAAGTTGAAAATGATTTGTTATCGTACAAGAGACTATCTGAAGATCAGAGGGTAGAAATTCAGCGCTTACACAGCATTATAGATAATCTCAAAGCCAGGGGTACATCTAGACCAGAACAGTTCATCTTATCTGCGCAGAAgcaaattttgcaattgCGTCATTTATTTGCAAATACGGTAAAACGACAGGATGTTGTTGAGAAAGAGGTTACAAGAGAGCACCAGAACGTTGGCGAAGATGACCTCAACAATAGGTCATTACACGCAGCATATGTACTAAAGAGCACCTCTGAACAACGTGACATGTATGATAAACTACTAGAGATTGTCAAGAATGCCATGAGTTTCAAATCGAACACGTCCTACTTTTATAGATGCACGGCTTTGTACTCCTTTGTGGATGAAATAGAATCAGAATATGAATCACAGATGCGATTATTTGAAATAAATGACGGAGTTATACTCATTCACACTTTGGCTGAAGATAGGGAACATGTAACATCTACAGATCGTCTTCCTCTATCAAATGTGCAAGTTGTAAATACCGATTTTGGGAACTTGCGTTTCATTCTCAAAGAAGACGACATGTATCATATAATAACATTGAACACTTCTGACTTGTATAATCGCATGTATCACGCTCTTCAATATGCAGGATTCATTGTCGAAGATCGTAGACTGACCATTTACTCTAGCATTGATTTATCAACATTGGAACCAGAAGATCATTGGCCAAGTGATTTGATCGCAATTCATTTTTCACAGGCTATCAACTTTTCTATTAATCAGAGTGACTCGCTATTTTCTTGTATCCTTGATACTACACAAAGTGTTTCTGTTATATCGGATATGATTCCCACCCTTTTATCCTATGATCAGGATCTCAATGCTCTTATTGCATATGGACCAAATTTAGCTAATAGACCTAGGATATTCCCTTGCGATCAGTGTGTTTTATTTCGCATACAAGGAtatgatggagatattACTATTCCTGTGGCAACGTTCCCAAATGGACTTCCAATCGATTCATTTTTTAACATACCATTCACAATATATTGCATGGTTATGTTTAAAAGTGTACAGTGGAATAGCAACCAGACTCATGATTGCAGCTCTGATGCATCTCCAAGCATATCTACTGAACAtagtactttgaaaagtgtGGATcttaaaattttgtatcttGTTCCTAGGGACTCTAGGTCTTCCATAGCTCTAAATGCCCTCATCAAGAGGATTAGGTTCTGCACAGAAGAGATGTTGGATATCGATCACAGTAGTGATGGTGAGCCATCTGTTATTACAAGTATCAGCAAGGATGAGGAGACATTTTACAGATTTAGAGATAACTTCCTTGAGCTATACATTGATTCTAACGACAAGCCTGTTTTGGTGGATACAACAGCAGATTATTATAAGATAAACAGTACGACCAGTGAGGTTGCAATCATAACCAATGTGAATTCAGAAAAGAGGGAAACTTATGTTCTTGCAATAGATGACAGAGAGAAATACGAAAAGTTTTTGGCAGACCTCAAGAACAGTGAGTTGAAGCTATTAAAGGGAGATATTAATAACACACTTGGGCAGGTTTGCGTAGTTTCAAAGGGTTACATTCAGCTCTATGACCAACAAAACTCCCCAATAGCAGTGCCTATAATTGTCTTCCAACCAACAAATACAGCAATTCACgttgatgaaaaattgCGTAAGATCATGATTATACAAAAGGCCGACAAGGTTATAAGGATGAGCCTTGATTGCACGAACCCGGTAGAATTCTCAAGATGGAAGTTTGCTCTGACTTTTAGCGGATTTTTAGAACATGAGGAGCCCGACGCGAACATAAACTCAGCACTAAAAGAGTTTATATTCCCAATAAAGATATTTGATGAACAAGCCCCCGAGGAGAGACGTGCCTTTAATGTCTTCCGCGAGAAAATACTCTTGTATACCCACCCTGCCGCGGACGATCCATTCTTGGTTTGGGAGAAGAGTGACTTGAgtattgaaaaatatgaaaaggagaGACGCTTGCGTCTATATACTAGAAAGGGTAGCAAGTTTGAGGAACGCTTTGATTTATTAATTCCACTTTTGACTGATTATCAGAATATACTCGCTGTCTTGGGTCAGTTTGAGTATGTATTTGAGAAGCCTATCAAGAAAATCACCCTAAAATATCAGTACGTTGTTGCAAAGCCCGGAACTATATCTCTACATGAGACAAAGTACGACAAGACAGCCTTGATAACGCTCAATAACAGCGAGTACAAGTGTCAAGTAAAGTCTGCAGGGTTTATAATTAAGTTTACACCCACAATTACTACCAAACGAACAATGAAGCTGGTGTTTAAGAAGGAGCATAGCTTTAGAAGATGGCTGCTTGCTCTAAAGGTTGCAGGATTCTTGCCACTTTCGACTGAGAACATTCCGGTGTTGTACTTTCCCACAATTATCTACGGTTTTGCGTGCACGGAATCAAAGTCGTTGTTTAAACAGTATAGAATCTAA
- a CDS encoding conserved hypothetical protein (encoded by transcript BEWA_053320A), whose amino-acid sequence MEDKIGDPLVYESPSEKLEIKNETLLERYSSNILEQPGEVDNVTRYIDIFQDSDEYESELYGLRETRNDFNYQRDSDDLYRTSARQLTFSDRVAKERLKLQSNKRSGSLRSSSARSYRYYNPLERSARFDRFIGRRIPHRIECELEMPSDQTDMAVYRDLDSCSDKIALRHSKIDSRLNAQVNYIKTVQNSIRIKKPQTETRLENKRLEEENKLLKAENEKVMKELEFTKQNLQNMESDLIIERKHNQEALKDKIQLQNKINLYSQENKSLISSQEIIQNMHKNEIDELNKRKFELSNKVAVLQKDLDYFKDNLQESHKINENLKSEITTLLETLKNDKHELQRLKNENKRLMEDNSIYKSQNSSLIEINDRLRSRSLFRSQNVNTSCDNSCKSNSSQSTIKSYVSECTIISDNRDQPYNNIQDFNFEGMLQMSVSETPEVYELTPQIESINPEQPSSDLECKDLKLAQSLKLSNPTTKWVLNRVSRQSSVDALRHLKDKIKNISDECNIPTININPTINCLHSNVTINLIQNKLELISQHLKGSNPNCFAH is encoded by the coding sequence atggaagaCAAAATTGGAGATCCACTCGTCTATGAGTCTCCTTCGGAGAAGctggaaataaaaaatgagaCGCTACTGGAACGATACAGTTCAAACATTCTGGAACAGCCCGGAGAAGTCGATAATGTCACGAGGTACATCGACATATTCCAGGATTCTGATGAATACGAATCTGAATTGTATGGTTTGCGCGAAACTAGGAATGATTTTAATTATCAACGCGACTCTGATGATCTATACCGCACTAGTGCAAGGCAACTTACGTTTTCAGATAGAGTAGCAAAGGAAAGACTCAAGCTCCAGAGCAACAAGCGATCTGGAAGCCTGCGCAGCTCATCAGCCCGTTCTTACAGGTATTATAATCCCCTTGAAAGAAGTGCACGCTTCGATAGGTTTATAGGACGGCGGATTCCTCACAGGATTGAATGTGAACTTGAGATGCCAAGTGACCAAACTGATATGGCCGTGTACAGAGATTTAGACTCTTGCTCTGATAAAATTGCACTACGACATTCCAAAATAGACTCAAGATTGAATGCGCAAGTTAATTACATTAAGACAGTGCAAAATAGTATTAGAATTAAAAAACCACAGACTGAAACGAGACTAGAAAATAAAAGGTTGGAGGaggaaaacaaacttttgaaggcagaaaatgaaaaggtgATGAAGGAGCTGGAATTTACAAAACAAAACCTTCAAAACATGGAATCTGATTTAATCATTGAAAGAAAGCATAACCAAGAGGCATTAAAAGACAAAATACAGCTGCaaaacaaaataaatctCTACTCTCAAGAAAACAAGTCCCTAATATCATCGCAAGAAATCATACAAAACATGCATAAAAACGAAATTGATGAACTGAACAAGAGAAAGTTCGAACTCTCCAACAAGGTAGCAGTCTTGCAAAAGGACTTGGATTATTTTAAAGACAATCTACAAGAATCACACAAGATTAATGAAAATTTGAAGAGTGAGATAACCACGTTGCTTGAAACGctaaaaaatgataaacatGAATTACAGCGGTTGAAGAATGAAAACAAGAGGTTGATGGAAGACAACTCCATATACAAATCACAAAATTCCTCCCTTATAGAGATAAACGATAGGTTAAGATCAAGAAGCCTGTTTAGATCTCAAAATGTAAACACCTCTTGTGATAACTCATGCAAATCCAACAGCTCTCAGTCAACAATAAAAAGCTATGTTTCTGAATGTACCATAATATCTGATAATAGAGATCAGCCCTATaataatatacaagatTTTAACTTTGAAGGTATGCTCCAAATGTCTGTATCAGAAACACCGGAAGTTTACGAACTCACACCACAAATTGAATCAATCAACCCTGAACAACCCTCAAGTGATCTAGAGTGCAAAGACCTAAAACTGGCTCAAAGTTTAAAGTTATCCAATCCTACTACGAAATGGGTACTTAATAGGGTCTCCAGGCAGTCAAGTGTTGATGCTTTACGTCATCTAAAAGACAAGATCAAAAACATCTCAGACGAGTGCAATATTCCAACAATCAACATAAATCCCACAATAAATTGTCTACACAGCAATGTAACAATAAATCTCATACAAAACAAATTGGAGCTCATATCGCAGCATTTAAAAGGTTCAAATCCAAATTGTTTTGCTCATTAa
- a CDS encoding conserved hypothetical protein (encoded by transcript BEWA_053310A) has product MDYSKYSSKISAEKAQKWVESEENGKAQENLPDLIHQISKLLDTGLDREFLNLLVKLCKQGVNPNALVHILRRLMHKRHAFLSNSEG; this is encoded by the coding sequence ATGGATTATAGCAAATATTCAAGTAAAATCTCGGCGGAGAAGGCACAAAAATGGGTAGAGTCGGAAGAAAACGGTAAAGCGCAGGAGAATCTCCCAGATTTGATCCATCAAATCTCAAAACTGCTGGATACCGGACTCGATCGCGAATTTCTCAACCTTTTGGTCAAGCTCTGCAAGCAAGGTGTGAACCCTAACGCCCTGGTTCACATCCTGAGGAGGCTGATGCACAAGCGCCACGCATTTCTCTCAAACAGCGAAGGATGA
- a CDS encoding RNA recognition motif domain containing protein (encoded by transcript BEWA_053290A), giving the protein MSESVDREGGADMIVDSGVVNPVKSIEGWIVLVTGVHEEAQEEDVRDVFENYGTVSSVHLNLDRRSGYVKGYALLEYKSREEAQSAIDNLNGTELLGKAISVSWVFRETPKG; this is encoded by the exons ATGTCAGAGTCTGTGGATAga GAAGGCGGCGCTGATATGATAGTGGACAGCGGAGTCGTAAATCCCGTAAAAT CAATCGAGGGATGGATCGTATTGGTCACTGGTGTCCACGAAGAGGCCCAGGAAGAGGATGTGAGGGACGTTTTCGAGAATTACGGAACAGTATCGAGTGTTCACTTGAATTTGGATCGCAGAAGTGGCTACGTTAAGGGCTACGCTCTCTTGGAGTACAAGTCCCGTGAGGAGGCGCAATCAGCCATCGaca ATTTGAACGGTACGGAGCTGCTTGGCAAGGCGATTTCAGTTTCATGGGTCTTCCGGGAGACACCCAAGGGGTAA
- a CDS encoding conserved hypothetical protein (encoded by transcript BEWA_053370A) gives MMKQWFKSKVSEIGEKAVDSVVNIILSRNESSISQFQQTPLMNAITKSVNSKVQVKQPNVLQCERGESLSICKVQVLVSEAIFLLLPDATITHKYYANSPHDATPLSVQSNLRFSKPVVDDRRGRLHFATVGSVKANLCTYRISIDHNGKSFVSNSIGMEEDSMNRVIWDYSIEDDLHDIWSDIVITLTSELDTNKYMTERIADVSPKSQFKSFQPRKMSNSQFPSLYLSRNIGDESAKEASDSPVDHDINPDFIDDPPEVDKYNLKCSKKIGRAIISIPLILSSFPTENRSNIVSDVKYFKRYVTSQIGESAEKVEVLPAENGGYVTRCTFWLQLLPLNEHKWDEFKFVRPYSGCPTYGMRNPSNSIGYILVTVNLHWNSNPVQLSLLNNIVAPNHKWVVPHDLEVFHISAIADRFRLFFTRKPKWVDKLLMPDSEPDSHSYLDIFFIVAFWLLLFNLVVIAPLTKLPLGAYLLTLVTSLYYKFSPEVSYPKYKGSCLVGGHVLSLEESIVFNTGTDAKRDVRPLSDIRGEKGDAENKQAKHPAQEAVGNESSPENMPSFGANDEQGQNETDVTGGELEQLDASVTLSKMETNNLKQGNRVEDSIVKDPFGSTHLNLTRGYARQPIFSDDMDDVNMSEVVKRACNAARIVQIILGYTIMFAEKLRFSLTWNYPASSFLTFFILSVGLLPITVLFYVISLVPLWMWRALTFMTIMLLCLHQHIFVVFEGIYSIAEPLVDLGKNSKVAKLGYSQHTLDFGIKATTDIVSRYCINWFNRMPGQLEVDHRDIAALQSSGSLCSLLPSNYTIHWDFYKKNLKHSFDILESNQPDPKAYAKAKSHIERAILEDYLLHSN, from the exons ATGATGAAACAATGGTTCAAGTCAAAGGTGAGCGAAATTGGAGAAAAAGCCGTTGATTCTGTGGTTAACATCATCCTCTCCAGAAATGAATCGTCAATCTCACAGTTCCAACAG ACGCCTCTGATGAACGCCATCACCAAAAGCGTGAACTCCAAGGTCCAAGTCAAACAGCCAAACGTATTGCAATGCGAACGTGGAGAAAGCCTGTCCATTTGTAAAGTACAGGTTCTGGTATCGGAGGCCATATTTCTCCTCCTACCAGACGCCACAATCACACACAAGTACTATGCAAACAGCCCTCATGACGCGACTCCACTCAGCGTTCAGTCAAACCTGCGCTTCTCGAAACCAGTCGTCGACGATCGCAGGGGCAGACTACACTTTGCAACCGTGGGATCGGTCAAGGCGAACCTGTGTACATATAGGATATCAATCGACCACAATGGCAAGAGTTTCGTGTCAAACAGCATTGGTATGGAGGAGGATAGTATGAATAGGGTTATCTGGGATTACTCTATAGAAGACGATTTACACGATATTTGGAGCGATATAGTAATCACACTGACGTCGGAACTGGATACAAACAAGTACATGACGGAAAGAATAGCAGATGTCTCTCCAAAATCACAATTCAAGAGTTTTCAACCGAGGAAAATGTCCAATTCGCAGTTTCCATCCCTCTATTTATCACGAAATATAGGCGATGAATCGGCGAAGGAAGCATCTGATTCTCCAGTGGATCACGATATTAACCCAGATTTCATTGACGATCCCCCAGAGGTAGACAAGTataatttaaaatgtagtaaaaaGATTGGAAGAGCCATAATATCCATACCGCTCATTCTTTCGTCATTTCCCACGGAGAATCGCTCAAATATAGTCTCtgatgtaaaatatttcaagCGCTACGTCACCTCTCAAATTGGTGAATCTGCGGAAAAGGTTGAGGTGTTGCCCGCAGAAAATGGTGGATACGTAACAAGGTGTACATTTTGGCTGCAATTGTTGCCACTCAATGAACATAAATGGGATGaatttaaatttgtacGTCCTTATTCAGGCTGTCCCACTTATGGGATGCGAAATCCCTCAAACTCTATCGGATACATTTTGGTCACTGTAAACTTGCACTGGAATTCAAACCCTGTCCAGCTTTCATTGCTCAATAATATAGTTGCTCCAAACCACAAGTGGGTCGTCCCGCACGACCTGGAAGTGTTTCACATTTCTGCAATCGCAGATCGCTTCAGGCTCTTTTTCACCAGGAAACCTAAATGGGTAGACAAGCTGCTCATGCCGGACTCGGAACCAGATTCGCATTCCTACTTGGACATTTTTTTCATTGTCGCATTTTGGCTTTTGCTTTTTAATCTTGTCGTAATTGCTCCGCTCACAAAATTACCACTTGGAGCATACTTGTTGACTCTTGTCACCTCCTTGTACTACAAATTCAGCCCTGAAGTAAGCTATCCAAAATACAAGGGTTCATGTCTAGTCGGTGGACATGTATTATCGCTGGAAGAAAGTATAGTCTTCAACACGGGCACCGATGCTAAACGGGATGTACGTCCTCTTAGCGATATAAGAGGAGAAAAGGGTGATGCAGAAAATAAACAAGCAAAGCATCCGGCTCAGGAAGCAGTGGGTAATGAGTCTTCACCAGAAAACATGCCTAGTTTTGGTGCAAATGATGAACAAGGTCAGAATGAAACAGATGTTACCGGAGGCGAGTTGGAGCAGCTGGATGCCAGTGTTACTCTATCCAAAATGGAAACAAATAATCTCAAGCAAGGTAACAGGGTTGAAGATTCAATAGTAAAGGATCCATTCGGGTCCACACATTTAAATCTAACCAGAGGTTATGCGAGGCAACCGATTTTTTCAGACGATATGGATGATGTAAACATGTCAGAGGTTGTAAAGAGGGCATGCAATGCTGCGCGTATAGTACAAATTATTCTGGGATATACAATAATGTTTGCTGAAAAGCTACGCTTCTCCCTAACTTGGAATTACCCAGCGTCGTCATTTCTCACATTCTTTATCCTATCCGTCGGACTGCTTCCCATTACTGTGCTATTCTATGTGATATCACTCGTTCCTCTTTGGATGTGGAGAGCCTTGACATTCATGACAATCATGCTATTGTGTCTGCATCAGCACATTTTTGTGGTTTTTGAGGGCATATACAGCATTGCGGAACCGCTGGTCGACCTTGGCAAAAACTCAAAAGTGGCCAAGTTAGGCTATTCTCAGCACACACTCGACTTTGGAATCAAGGCAACCACCGATATTGTCTCAAGATATTGTATCAACTGGTTCAACAGGATGCCAGGACAACTAGAAGTCGATCACAGAGACATTGCTGCACTGCAATCAAGCGGGTCACTCTGCAGTCTACTACCCAGCAACTACACAATACACTGGGACTTTTACAAAAAAAACCTCAAACACAGCTTCGACATACTGGAATCCAATCAACCAGACCCCAAGGCTTACGCAAAAGCAAAGTCGCACATTGAACGAGCCATACTAGAAGACTACCTCCTGCACTCCAACTGA
- a CDS encoding hypothetical protein (encoded by transcript BEWA_053330A) yields the protein MKITNSRQAIDYLSKQAEASDGFSKHMEVFRVLINDLIHPNGSSNGDSDDPVEDKNRQINNSDLLFNMKIKNFENALRNMKPEDRTLPYEYIRDLVKLSELYPTITSRESISRVLYLLLENEKNTMSVLEHEYEVFESSSLISTQEDQSGVLSYFYSVKLPTSSFISVFNENFPIVSIHSGCLKTIQKIAGKGIFHASDFKCAEYTLPQIKVPFVSRLWLKYRKEFTTFVYASEVSIGYSFFRNVFSPGVPGAPKFLKIQKVI from the exons ATGAAAATAACGAATAGCAGACAGGCTATTGATTACCTCTCCAAACAAGCTGAGGCATCTGATGGATTTTCGAAGCATATGGAGGTGTTTAGAGTATTGATAAATGATTTGATACATCCAAATGGCTCCTCGAACGGTGATTCGGATGACCCTGTTGAGGACAAGAATAGGCAGATTAATAACTCTGACTTGCTGTTCAACatgaagataaagaatTTTGAGAATGCTCTAAGGAATATGAAGCCAGAGGATCGCACGCTACCGTATGAATATATAAGGGATTTAGTCAAGTTGTCAGAGCTGTATCCCACAATCACATCTAGAGAATCGATATCAAGGGTACTCTATTTGCTTTTGGAG AACGAGAAAAATACAATGTCAGTACTCGAGCATGAATATGAGGTCTTTGAAAGCAGCTCCTTGATTTCTACTCAAGAGGACCAGTCTGGTGTTCTTTCATATTTCTATTCAGTAAAGCTTCCAACGTCATCATTCATATCCGTTTTTAACGAAAACTTTCCAATCGTTTCAATACACTCTGGATGTTTGAAGACGATACAAAAGATAGCCGGTAAAGGTATTTTTCATGCAAGCGATTTTAAATGCGCAGAATATACACTACCTCAAATAAAAGTTCCATTTGTGTCGAGACTCTGGCTCAAGTATAGAAAAGAGTTTACAACATTTGTTTATGCATCTGAAGTCTCAATTGGCTATTCATTTTTCAGAAATGTTTTCTCCCCTGGAGTTCCAGGTGCCCcaaagtttttaaaaattcaaaaGGTAATTTAA
- a CDS encoding hypothetical protein (encoded by transcript BEWA_053350A), giving the protein MIGINKVGSMYSPWRTLHRYQATCSRHFSTQVARNDQVEKLYAPVVIKEVGPPTGGGPVYWGIRRFLMRARESGARKSMFVSYNFDFGRACFAGCPKQSFDPKLNQWVFLMDNDLWDGTAGRVWNDVACTIFLNMFIAMLIYYSWFRIVSNNKHNAWARWAKTEEDDE; this is encoded by the coding sequence ATGATTGGTATCAACAAAGTTGGCTCCATGTATTCGCCGTGGAGGACGCTCCACAGGTACCAGGCCACGTGCTCGAGGCACTTTTCGACTCAAGTCGCGAGAAACGACCAGGTGGAGAAGCTCTACGCACCCGTAGTTATAAAGGAAGTTGGACCGCCAACCGGAGGAGGCCCAGTCTATTGGGGTATAAGAAGATTTCTCATGAGGGCACGAGAAAGCGGGGCCAGAAAATCCATGTTCGTCTCATACAACTTTGATTTCGGACGCGCCTGCTTTGCCGGATGTCCAAAGCAGTCGTTCGATCCCAAACTCAACCAGTGGGTCTTTCTCATGGACAATGACCTCTGGGATGGTACTGCAGGCCGCGTTTGGAACGATGTAGCCTGTACCATATTCTTGAACATGTTCATTGCCATGCTCATCTACTACTCATGGTTCAGGATCGTCTCCAACAACAAGCACAATGCATGGGCACGCTGGGCCAAAactgaagaagatgatgaataG